From the Arthrobacter sp. PM3 genome, one window contains:
- a CDS encoding M14 family zinc carboxypeptidase — protein sequence MDLTRALASISPQFRFPTSREIDARIGALTSAFPSRVQAETIGWSREGRPLRRLKIGSGSRHAVVVGMPHPNEPTGALGGLGLAELLCRDDSLREDLGFTWHIVPCADPDGSVLNKSWFAGPFSRESYAVGIYRPPLAEDFEWTFRRDDLLEPGMPHIPETAAVMALLDDVRPELMVSMHNGEAGGLYTYVTDSGPSIVNGFRETSLLTGLPVDHGFPEGSEAKLSPGVFYSKPLLDGGPRLSSTDYAAKHGTFGVVVEPPLWVVPAVADTTPTGTTAAQLHDYIEQQRSVVRSEYSGWLDRLDKGTPRESARWRAVHAGTGHLAQAWHPMADADQRLTVAEVSTVNRLFDLERLRLAGHIVAAIADSPAPVTPAERAVQRDAAAAIERWSSVAISGAFCGLEASVAAHVGIALTSAEAINRLN from the coding sequence ATGGACTTGACAAGGGCACTCGCCTCCATCTCACCACAATTCAGGTTTCCCACAAGTCGCGAGATCGACGCTCGCATCGGCGCGTTGACGAGCGCATTCCCCTCGCGGGTTCAAGCAGAGACGATCGGTTGGTCCCGCGAGGGGCGTCCGCTCCGTCGGCTTAAGATTGGCTCGGGCAGCCGCCACGCCGTGGTGGTTGGAATGCCCCACCCCAATGAACCGACAGGAGCGCTTGGCGGGCTCGGTCTCGCCGAACTGTTGTGTCGAGACGATAGCCTCCGCGAGGATCTTGGTTTCACCTGGCATATCGTGCCGTGCGCTGACCCGGATGGGAGCGTTCTGAACAAGTCCTGGTTCGCTGGCCCGTTCAGTCGGGAGTCGTATGCCGTTGGCATCTACCGGCCCCCGCTGGCGGAGGACTTCGAATGGACATTTCGACGTGACGACCTCCTCGAACCGGGCATGCCGCACATCCCAGAGACTGCTGCGGTGATGGCATTGCTCGATGATGTGCGTCCGGAATTGATGGTCTCGATGCACAACGGTGAGGCGGGTGGCCTTTACACCTACGTCACGGACTCTGGTCCGTCGATCGTCAATGGTTTCCGGGAGACGAGCCTCCTTACCGGGCTGCCGGTGGATCATGGCTTCCCGGAAGGATCAGAGGCTAAGCTCTCACCCGGTGTCTTCTACTCGAAGCCTCTGCTCGACGGCGGCCCCCGGCTCAGCAGTACCGACTACGCGGCGAAGCACGGCACCTTCGGCGTTGTGGTAGAACCGCCGCTGTGGGTCGTCCCGGCCGTCGCGGACACGACGCCAACAGGGACAACAGCCGCCCAGCTACACGACTACATCGAACAGCAGCGTAGCGTCGTCCGTAGCGAGTACTCCGGCTGGCTGGATCGTCTCGACAAGGGAACGCCTCGGGAATCGGCACGCTGGCGCGCTGTACATGCTGGTACAGGACATCTCGCGCAGGCATGGCACCCAATGGCCGACGCCGATCAACGTCTCACCGTCGCGGAGGTATCCACGGTGAACCGTCTATTCGATCTGGAGCGACTGCGACTTGCTGGCCATATCGTCGCGGCAATCGCCGATTCGCCGGCACCCGTTACACCTGCAGAACGAGCGGTACAGCGCGATGCTGCGGCTGCCATAGAGCGGTGGTCCAGCGTTGCGATTAGCGGGGCGTTCTGCGGTTTGGAAGCGAGTGTCGCGGCGCATGTTGGAATCGCCCTGACCAGCGCGGAAGCTATCAACCGACTGAACTGA
- a CDS encoding dehydrogenase produces MTFSEKQATATAYWTVGPEQGELRSEELPALGPGEALVRTLYSGISKGTELVVHHASVPDCVAGAMAAPHQAGDFPYPVKYGYLTVGVVEDGPDGWDGKTVFCLYPHQDRFVVPVDSLTVVPDGVPARRAVLTGTVETAINGLWEAGPRLGDRVAVIGAGLVGGMVAKLLAGFPLARLQLIDVDPAKRAFADALDVDFAHPDDALTDCDIVIHCSASESGLQRSLQLVGDDGDIIEMSWYADRKITLPLGEDFHARRLSLRASQVGMVARARRHRRTNTERLALAVSLLQDPGFDAFLTGTSPFAELPDVVRRLADGTLDALCHVIEYPDSDFPSIETTR; encoded by the coding sequence ATGACCTTTTCTGAAAAGCAGGCCACCGCCACCGCCTACTGGACCGTCGGGCCTGAACAAGGTGAGCTCCGCAGCGAGGAACTGCCCGCCCTCGGACCCGGCGAAGCGTTGGTCCGGACCCTTTATTCGGGCATCAGCAAGGGCACCGAACTCGTGGTCCACCACGCCAGCGTCCCGGACTGCGTCGCCGGAGCCATGGCCGCCCCCCACCAGGCGGGGGACTTCCCCTACCCGGTGAAATACGGCTACCTCACGGTCGGGGTGGTTGAGGACGGGCCGGACGGGTGGGACGGGAAGACCGTGTTCTGCCTGTACCCGCACCAGGACCGCTTCGTCGTCCCGGTCGACTCGCTGACAGTGGTTCCCGACGGCGTCCCCGCCCGCCGCGCGGTGCTCACCGGCACGGTGGAGACGGCCATCAACGGCCTCTGGGAGGCCGGGCCGCGGCTGGGCGACCGGGTCGCCGTGATCGGCGCCGGCCTGGTGGGCGGCATGGTGGCCAAGCTCCTGGCCGGTTTTCCCCTGGCACGGCTGCAGCTGATCGACGTCGACCCCGCCAAGCGCGCCTTCGCCGACGCCCTGGACGTGGACTTCGCCCACCCGGACGACGCCCTGACGGACTGCGACATCGTGATCCACTGCTCGGCGTCGGAGAGCGGACTGCAGCGCAGCCTGCAGCTGGTGGGCGACGACGGCGACATCATCGAAATGTCCTGGTACGCCGACCGCAAAATCACCCTGCCGCTGGGGGAGGACTTCCACGCCCGGCGCCTGTCCCTGCGCGCCAGCCAGGTGGGCATGGTGGCCCGGGCCCGCCGGCACCGCCGCACCAACACCGAACGCCTCGCGCTCGCCGTGTCCCTGCTCCAGGACCCCGGCTTCGACGCCTTCCTGACGGGGACGTCGCCGTTCGCGGAACTGCCCGACGTCGTCCGGCGGCTCGCCGACGGCACCCTGGACGCGTTGTGCCACGTCATCGAATATCCGGATTCCGATTTCCCATCCATCGAAACCACGAGGTAG
- a CDS encoding 6-carboxytetrahydropterin synthase, with amino-acid sequence MFSLTVRRTFMIAHSLPREVFGPAQGMHGATFVTEVTFRRRELNDDAIVLDIGAAGDVVEEVLAGLNYKNLDEHPDFAGRLSTTEALARYIADAVAGQIRAGQDGRELAGLDVTLRETPDAWAGYTLDFEAR; translated from the coding sequence GTGTTCAGTCTGACCGTCCGCCGCACCTTCATGATCGCCCACAGCCTCCCCCGCGAGGTCTTCGGCCCCGCCCAAGGCATGCACGGCGCCACCTTTGTCACGGAGGTTACGTTCCGGCGCCGGGAACTCAACGACGACGCGATCGTGCTGGACATCGGCGCGGCCGGAGACGTCGTGGAGGAAGTCCTTGCTGGCCTGAACTACAAAAACCTTGACGAACACCCCGACTTCGCCGGCAGGCTGAGCACCACCGAGGCGCTCGCCCGGTACATCGCCGACGCCGTCGCAGGTCAGATCCGCGCGGGCCAGGACGGCCGGGAACTTGCCGGGCTGGACGTCACCCTGCGCGAGACCCCCGACGCCTGGGCCGGCTACACGCTGGACTTCGAAGCCCGCTAG
- a CDS encoding glycosyltransferase, which produces MQPAGLRLRFLVPGNVRHNSGGNVYNAALARELAALGAAVETCPVDGGWPGGSAEDRQRLARLLDPAPGTLTLIDSLLACGAPDELEAAAAAGRPAWILLHMPLPDHPDREGRALRAAAGIICTSASAAAGIRARHGTDDIKVALPGTGAAPPAPGSIRAGAGEPHFIAVAALLPNKDQSLLLAALAQLTDRPWTASLVGSDTADPGYAAQLRNTADRLGLAGRVSIPGELRGAALDAEWRAADLSLLISRAETYGLVVTESLARGIPVVVRAGTGAVEALAAGTHPVNMPGTSSGTLPGAAVALGTDPAPLAELLRRWLDEPDLRAQWRDAAAAARGRLPGWDATARAVLGHLTARARTPS; this is translated from the coding sequence ATGCAGCCGGCCGGCCTCCGCCTCCGGTTCCTGGTGCCCGGCAACGTCCGGCACAACTCCGGCGGCAACGTCTACAACGCCGCGCTCGCCCGGGAACTCGCCGCCCTCGGCGCCGCCGTGGAGACCTGCCCGGTCGACGGCGGCTGGCCGGGCGGCAGCGCGGAGGACCGGCAGCGCCTGGCCCGGCTGCTGGACCCGGCGCCGGGCACCCTGACCCTGATCGACAGCCTCCTCGCCTGCGGCGCGCCCGACGAGCTCGAAGCGGCCGCCGCCGCCGGGCGCCCGGCCTGGATCCTGCTCCACATGCCCCTGCCGGACCACCCCGACCGCGAGGGCAGGGCCCTGCGGGCCGCGGCCGGGATCATCTGCACGAGCGCCTCGGCGGCGGCGGGGATCCGCGCACGCCATGGAACCGACGACATCAAAGTCGCACTCCCCGGCACCGGGGCCGCCCCGCCGGCTCCCGGCAGTATCCGGGCCGGGGCAGGGGAGCCACACTTCATCGCCGTCGCCGCGCTGCTGCCCAACAAAGACCAGTCGCTCCTGCTGGCCGCGCTCGCCCAGCTCACGGACCGGCCCTGGACGGCGTCCCTGGTCGGCTCGGACACCGCCGACCCCGGCTACGCGGCGCAGCTGCGAAACACGGCGGACCGGCTGGGCCTGGCCGGGCGGGTCAGTATCCCCGGTGAGCTCCGCGGAGCAGCCCTCGACGCCGAATGGCGGGCCGCGGACCTCAGCCTACTCATTTCCCGGGCCGAAACCTACGGCCTGGTGGTCACCGAGTCGCTGGCCCGCGGTATCCCCGTGGTGGTGCGCGCGGGCACCGGCGCCGTCGAGGCCCTCGCCGCCGGAACACATCCGGTCAACATGCCCGGGACCTCGTCCGGCACTCTGCCGGGCGCAGCCGTCGCACTCGGCACGGACCCCGCGCCGCTCGCGGAGCTGCTGCGCCGGTGGCTGGACGAGCCGGACCTGCGCGCACAATGGCGGGACGCGGCGGCCGCCGCGCGCGGCCGGTTGCCGGGCTGGGACGCCACCGCCCGGGCCGTGCTGGGGCACCTGACGGCGCGGGCTCGTACTCCTTCTTGA
- a CDS encoding DNA glycosylase AlkZ-like family protein codes for MSSLPVTTHAASVEDPATVPEPQSLTPERLRAWAWHRQGLDGSLAGCTAEQVLARAGWARSVGGANPYLTLFARAGIRRGQVDADVLGHRILELPAARGCTYVLGRDDFAWALQLGRDAAESAFKVVGRLGVDRGEITLLEEQVLHTLAEAEGPLDPRQLKEELGDSVRNLGEEGKKKGATTTLPTALGLLQADGRIRRVPANGRLDQQRYAYEPWGLPASGLDDDAARARLISRYLGWTGGATFKQSQWFTAFTVAQTKAALAAAGAVEVPTAAGGEALWLLPDDVERLTAFDPPEEEQVQLLAGTDSLFLLRRNAADLLAGEDRHQPVLESLALQADLPDHPIVDRGRIIGLWQYEPAKERIVSWLFHGPTPAVTQRIAEVEAWIREDLGDFRAFSLDSPATRQKRIDALAASARSAAPATGAAG; via the coding sequence ATGAGCTCCCTGCCTGTGACGACGCACGCAGCGTCCGTGGAAGATCCCGCCACTGTGCCGGAACCGCAAAGCCTGACCCCGGAACGGCTCAGGGCCTGGGCCTGGCACCGGCAGGGCCTGGACGGCTCGCTGGCCGGCTGCACGGCGGAGCAGGTGCTCGCCCGGGCCGGCTGGGCCCGGTCCGTGGGCGGCGCCAACCCGTACCTGACGCTCTTCGCCCGCGCCGGCATCCGCCGCGGCCAGGTGGACGCCGACGTCCTGGGACACCGGATCCTCGAGCTCCCCGCCGCCCGCGGCTGCACCTACGTCCTGGGCCGGGACGACTTCGCCTGGGCACTCCAGCTGGGCCGCGACGCCGCCGAATCAGCGTTCAAGGTGGTGGGCCGGCTCGGCGTGGACCGCGGCGAAATCACGCTGCTGGAAGAACAGGTGCTGCACACACTCGCCGAAGCGGAGGGGCCGCTGGACCCGCGGCAGCTCAAGGAAGAACTCGGCGATTCGGTCCGGAATCTCGGGGAGGAAGGCAAGAAGAAGGGCGCCACCACCACGCTGCCCACCGCCCTGGGGCTCCTGCAGGCCGACGGCAGAATCCGCCGGGTCCCGGCCAACGGCCGCCTGGACCAGCAACGCTACGCCTACGAGCCCTGGGGCCTGCCGGCCAGCGGCCTCGACGACGACGCCGCGCGAGCCCGCCTCATCAGCCGCTACCTGGGCTGGACCGGCGGCGCCACCTTCAAACAGTCACAATGGTTCACGGCGTTCACCGTGGCGCAGACCAAGGCGGCGCTCGCCGCCGCCGGCGCCGTCGAAGTGCCCACCGCCGCCGGGGGCGAGGCCCTGTGGCTGCTGCCCGACGACGTCGAACGCCTCACCGCCTTCGACCCGCCGGAAGAAGAGCAGGTCCAGCTGCTCGCCGGCACGGACTCGCTGTTCCTGCTGCGCCGCAACGCCGCGGACCTGCTGGCCGGGGAGGACCGGCACCAGCCGGTGCTGGAGTCGCTCGCGCTGCAGGCGGACCTCCCGGACCACCCCATCGTGGACCGCGGCCGGATCATCGGGCTCTGGCAGTACGAACCGGCAAAGGAACGGATCGTGTCCTGGCTGTTCCACGGCCCCACGCCCGCCGTGACGCAGCGCATCGCCGAGGTGGAAGCCTGGATCCGCGAAGACCTCGGCGACTTCCGGGCCTTCAGCCTCGACTCACCGGCCACCCGGCAGAAGCGCATCGACGCGCTGGCCGCCTCCGCCCGGTCGGCGGCACCTGCGACCGGCGCTGCCGGGTAG
- a CDS encoding nucleoside deaminase, translating to MTSPEPRHAEWMGLALAEARHALATADVPIGAVVIGPDGSVLGTGRNEREALGDPTAHAEMVAIREAAARLRARRAMEGKDDDGWRLADCTLVVTLEPCAMCAGAVVLARIPRVVFGAWDEKAGAAGSVFDILRERRLNHWVEVYAGVREPECAALLRDFFAGHRA from the coding sequence ATGACTTCCCCCGAGCCCCGGCATGCGGAATGGATGGGCCTTGCCCTCGCCGAGGCCCGGCATGCCCTCGCCACGGCGGACGTGCCGATCGGCGCCGTCGTGATCGGGCCGGACGGTTCGGTGCTGGGCACCGGGCGCAACGAACGCGAGGCCCTTGGCGACCCGACGGCGCACGCCGAGATGGTCGCGATCCGGGAGGCCGCCGCCCGGCTGCGGGCCCGCCGGGCGATGGAAGGCAAGGACGACGACGGCTGGCGGCTGGCGGACTGCACCCTGGTGGTCACGCTGGAACCCTGTGCGATGTGCGCCGGGGCCGTGGTGCTCGCCAGGATTCCGCGTGTGGTGTTCGGCGCCTGGGACGAGAAAGCAGGGGCCGCGGGCTCCGTGTTCGATATCCTCCGCGAGCGCCGGCTCAACCACTGGGTGGAGGTGTACGCGGGGGTCCGGGAGCCGGAGTGCGCCGCGCTGCTGCGGGACTTCTTCGCCGGTCACCGCGCCTGA
- a CDS encoding phosphatase PAP2 family protein has protein sequence MSTRTESWLNQRWGKWVVPYAALWITLLIGGVVVVALALASAEVYDNVVDDAGVANLDKPMLASMEQLRSPALNSFVTGFTNIGGGIGMPILASILTALLIYTSRSWRPLILIGGAAAVSVTATAVGKKLIGRTRPDHADAVPPYENSPSFPSGHTLNTTVVIALVVYLVCLQVKRTLVRVAVIAAGTIFILGMGMSRVYLGHHWMTDVIFGWILGLAWVGIVILAHRLFHALRHREHAGPAPTFEHPAHLHEGADGGTPGGRAPAGGNDADTPGSAGRPSASG, from the coding sequence GTGAGCACCAGGACCGAGAGCTGGCTGAACCAGCGCTGGGGAAAATGGGTCGTGCCGTACGCGGCCCTGTGGATCACCCTGCTGATCGGCGGCGTCGTGGTGGTGGCTCTCGCCCTCGCCAGCGCCGAGGTCTACGACAACGTGGTGGACGACGCCGGCGTCGCGAACCTGGACAAGCCGATGCTGGCCTCCATGGAACAGCTCCGCAGCCCCGCCCTGAACAGCTTCGTGACCGGGTTCACCAACATCGGCGGCGGAATCGGCATGCCCATCCTGGCCAGCATCCTGACGGCACTGCTGATCTACACGTCCCGGTCCTGGCGTCCGCTGATCCTGATCGGCGGCGCCGCCGCGGTCTCGGTCACGGCCACCGCCGTGGGCAAGAAACTGATCGGCCGGACCCGCCCGGACCACGCCGACGCCGTCCCGCCCTACGAAAACTCGCCGTCGTTCCCCAGCGGCCACACGCTGAACACCACGGTGGTGATCGCACTGGTGGTGTACCTGGTCTGCCTGCAGGTCAAACGGACCCTGGTGCGGGTGGCGGTGATCGCGGCGGGCACCATCTTCATCCTCGGGATGGGCATGAGCCGGGTCTACCTGGGCCATCACTGGATGACCGACGTGATCTTCGGCTGGATCCTGGGGCTCGCCTGGGTGGGGATCGTGATCCTGGCCCACCGGCTCTTCCACGCGCTGCGGCACCGGGAGCACGCCGGTCCCGCGCCGACGTTCGAGCACCCGGCGCACCTGCACGAGGGGGCCGACGGCGGTACTCCGGGCGGCCGTGCTCCGGCAGGCGGCAACGACGCCGATACACCGGGTTCGGCGGGCCGGCCCTCCGCGTCCGGGTGA